A stretch of the Uranotaenia lowii strain MFRU-FL chromosome 3, ASM2978415v1, whole genome shotgun sequence genome encodes the following:
- the LOC129752716 gene encoding uncharacterized protein LOC129752716, giving the protein MSLFDPLGFFTPFTIHGKILLQRLWRTGCDWDEKIDDESYTRWSQWRNKLSLIEEVRIPRCYLQNAPPESPMSRYNCMYSSTPASRRGAVAFFRIETDEGPQCSLFSYGANESGSILLEF; this is encoded by the coding sequence ATGAGCTTGTTCGACCCACTCGGATTCTTTactccattcacaattcatggcAAAATCCTTCTTCAACGTCTGTGGCGTACCGGGTGTGATTGGGACGAGAAGATCGATGACGAGAGCTATACACGTTGGTCACAGTGGAGAAATAAACTGTCGTTGATTGAAGAGGTGAGAATTCCCCGTTGCTATCTGCAGAATGCTCCACCGGAGTCGCCTATGAGTCGCTACAACTGCATGTATTCGTCGACGCCAGCGAGCAGGCGTGGTGCCGTAGCCTTCTTCCGGATCGAAACCGACGAAGGTCCACAATGCTCACTATTTAGTTATGGCGCGAACGAAAGTGGCTCTATTCTATTGGAAttctaa